ctCCTCAGGAGCACACGGGAGTGGGGAGGTACAGACCGAGCCCGTCTCGCTTTATTCTAAAGTGTGAATTTATTGCGATAAGGCACGAGCGCGGCGATACCGAGCGAGCTCCAAGGCCACGGCGGGGCAGCCCGGCCGCCACCGCTCCCTGCGCTCCCCCAGCACCGCCCGGGCGGTCCCGGAGCCCCAAACCCCTCGGTCCCTTCGGGGCTCCTCagggccccgcgccgcccgccgggccggggctcaGCGCCGCCCGCAGCGCGGCCATCTCCGCCCGCAGCTCCTCGCAGGCGGCGATGCGGGAGCGCAGCTGCCGCTGCcggagctccagcagctccagcagcctcctcagGCCGTCCGGGACCTGCGGGGAGACGGCGGGGACAGCGGTCGCCCCCGGAACCTTCCCTGGACCCTCCCGTTCCCTCCGttcctcccctgtccccccgtCCCTTCTCCGGACTCCCCGATCCCCCTGGTCACCCCGTTCCCTCCGTTCCCCCCGATGTCCCTGGCCGCTCCcgtcccctccctgtcctcccgATCCCCCTGTCCGCTCGCGTCCCCTCTCCGgacccccggagcccccggctGCTCCCGTTCCCCCCTAAACCCCCaatccctctggctgctccgttcctcccctgtcccctcgTCCCTTCTCCGGACTCCCCGATACCCCTGGTCACCCCGTTCCCCCCGATCCCCCTGTCCGCTCCCGTCCCCTCTCCGGACTCCCGGAGCCCCCGGCCGCTAAAaacccctccctgtccccccgaTCCCTCTGGCCGCCCCgttccctccctgtccccccgttccccctgtcccctgtcccctctccgCACCCTCCGCTCTCCCTCCGCCTCGCTCCGCCCTCGCTCCGGCTCCCGCGCGCCCCCGGTCTCCATGGCAACGGCGCTaccggccccgccccgccgaTGGCGTCACTGCCGCGCGCCGGAAGTGCCGCCGCATGGCGCGGGCGGCGCGGCTGCTGGCGCTGGCGGCGGAGCGAGCGGCGGGCCCGGGCCTGGCCCCGGTGCCGGCACCGGTACCGGGCTGTGCCCgcctggtgctgctgccgcccgtccgcggggcccggcccggcccgcagGGAGCGCGCGGGGAGCCAGCGAAGGGCGCAGGCTGGGCCGGCGGCGGGAGCTGGGCCGCACCGGAGGGTGCAGGCTGCGGCCGCTGGCGGCGGGAGCCGGGCCCCGCTGAGTGGAGCGAGGCGGTGGCGGCCGCGGCCGGTGCCCTGCAGGCGGGCGGGCTGGTGGCCGTGCCCACGGACACGGTGTACGGCGTGGCCTGCCTGGCCCAGGACTCGGCCGCCGTGCGCAGCATCTACAGCCTGAAGGGGCGGAACGGAGCCAAGCCGCTCGCCATCTGCCTCGGAGACGTGGAGCGGCTCTACCGGTGCGCGCTGAGAGACCCCCCCCCGGAGCCCCGCGAGACGGGTGGTGAAATAAATAGGGCAGgagatctttctcctttttaatgcctttattaaaaatcagctcGGGTGGGGAGAACTGACGTGTCGCGCTCACTccgctgctgctcccaggagtggcacgaggaggaggaggaggaaaagtgcAGCTGTGTCCGCtggtctgtgggcagagctgggggttcTGTCCTCACGAGAGCATCAGGAGATTCCCCTTTTTCAGTTTGACATTTAAGGCCTCTGTCTGGCCGACATCTTTTTAGGTTAGggtgaggggtaaaaagggTCTCAGCGGACactggattctgttcctcacgTCTAGACATCACTTCGATCCCTCAGTTCCGTGTTGGCTCGTTGTtcttaggggttttttgttaggTTTGGTGAGGGGCTTCTTTATTTGCATGCCAGCCCTTATGTCCCCTCCTCTTCACCGTCCTccgggaagcagcagggtgccaCTCGACAAAAAAGGGAATTCCAAAAAGGGGAGTTCCCAACCATCAACAACAGATAAGTTTCTCGGGTTGCTGTTGT
This portion of the Molothrus ater isolate BHLD 08-10-18 breed brown headed cowbird chromosome 24, BPBGC_Mater_1.1, whole genome shotgun sequence genome encodes:
- the YRDC gene encoding threonylcarbamoyl-AMP synthase, which translates into the protein MARAARLLALAAERAAGPGLAPVPAPVPGCARLVLLPPVRGARPGPQGARGEPAKGAGWAGGGSWAAPEGAGCGRWRREPGPAEWSEAVAAAAGALQAGGLVAVPTDTVYGVACLAQDSAAVRSIYSLKGRNGAKPLAICLGDVERLYRYCHVNVPEELLRDLLPGPVTLVLERSEELNKDLNPFTSLVGVRIPDHPFMRDLARACPGPLALTSANISSQGSTLSVLEFQDLWPQLSLVVDGGPIGDIQSPECRLGSTVVDLSVSGKFSIIRPGCALTPTVEILKKKYGLEPESS